The sequence GCACCGGTCAATTTCAGTGTGGTTGCGGTGAACTTAGATCAAAAACAGCCGGGGTTCCCTGAAGATGTGCTGCCTCGCTATTTAGAAAGCATCAGCGTGGAATATAAAATTGTGGAAGAAAATACTTACGGTATCGTGAAAGAGAAAATTCCGGAGGGAAAAACCACCTGCTCGCTCTGCTCACGACTTCGTCGTGGCATTTTATACCGTACCGCGACAGAATTAGGAGCAACCAAAATCGCATTAGGACATCACCGTGACGATATGCTTGCCACCTTATTCTTAAATATGTTCTACGGTGGCAAAATGAAAAGTATGCCGCCAAAGCTCATTTCTGATGACGGCAAACAGATTGTGATCCGCCCTCTCGCGTATTGTAAAGAAAAAGATATTATTAAATACGCTGAAGCCAAGCAATTCCCGATTATCCCGTGTAACCTGTGCGGCTCACAACCGAATCTTCAGCGCCAAGTAGTGAAAGAGATGCTAAACACTTGGGATCGCCAATACCCGGGTAGATTAGAAACCATGTTCAGTGCCTTACAAGATATTGTGCCATCTCATTTATGCGATCCAAACTTGTTTGATTTCAAAGGCATTAAACACGGCCAAATGATTGACGGCGTAGAAGGCGACACCGCATTTGATAATATTAAAATTGAAGCAAAAACCTTCTTAGATGAAGATGATGATAACAACTTTGCTGAAGCGGGTGTAATTCAATTTAAAGCGATTAATTAACTTCCAAGCGGTTAAATTTCCCCCCAAATTTGCAAATTTCCTAAAAAAGCGCCCTATCAGATGTTCCGATAGGGCGTTGATGGCAAGTAACCATCACACGATGACAAGAAGAATACCCATGAAAAAAACAATTATGAACTGTGAACTAATTTGAACTTACATTTTTCAAGAAAATTTGGCGTGGTGAAGTTAATCCTAATTTTTCTGCCTCATTAACCAAATTCATCGCTTTATTAATATCTTTCGATTTAATGGCTTTCATTACCGCTTGATTAAAATAGTCCTCCGTATCTTTATCTACCGCTGTCTTTATAGCCATTGAACTGTCTTTTTTCACCATTCGAACTGTCGTTTGCCCTACCGATGTTGATGATTTGTTTGAGCTGAAAATGTCTGTTGGCAAGCCAATAAATTTAGTGCCGTTTGAACCTAACACATTAATATGAATTTGACCGTTTAAACTGTGGGTCACTTCGATATCATTAATAGCCGGCGGTTGTTTTCCCGTTGCTTTCGCATAGACTTTTGCAGGATGGGGCATCATGGTTGTTTTCGCCAAATCTTGCTGCGTAGTATAAATTAATAAGTAAATATATTCTTGGTTCATTGCAGGGGTTAAATTAAGCTCTGCACCCAAACGATTTCCTTTCAAACCCCGCTCTTCCAGTAATTTAAATGTAGAAGAGGGATAAGTTGCCGCCACATTAAAGTGACTATCTAGCACAACAACCGTAGGCACAAAAACATTTTTATCAATTACTAGACTTTCTATTTCAATTTCTACAGTTCCTTGATTTGCCGGAATGCGATAAGCGGCAATAGGGCTTTCAATACCTGCAAAAGAGGCAGTAAATGCCTTCTTTTGTTTTTCAGTTAAATCTGTTTTTACCGTTTGCGAGAACGGAACATCCTGCCATTGAAGTTGAGCAATCTCAGATGAATTAATATAAATAGGCTTAACTGCCGAGCCAGTTGCGATACTTGATGGAACCACTAAAAGATAGGAGAATAAAAGCGCTGTAGAAAGAAGAATTTTTTTCATCTTAACCTCTTAAAATCGCGAAAATATTGTGTTAATCAGATTCTTAATATCATCAATTTATAAATAGCGGGGAGGCAAAAGAACCTTCCCCACAGTAATAAGTTGATGATCACCACCAGGCTTCAAATTGAACGCCAGTAATAAACTCCCCATCTTTAGCCTTGTAGCCTGCATCTGTGCGAGCTTGAGTGTTGAATTTATCATTCCAATGTGCATAGGTACCAAATACGCGGATCGCAGGACGAGCCCAAATACTGTTACCGGCTTGCCATTGTTGTGCAATAGTATATTTCACTAAGTCATTTTTCTTGCCCGTTGCTTGATCTTTAATGCGATCGTAACCAACTTCCAATAATGTACTCATTGTATCGTTCCATTTGTACATTGGACGGATACCTGCAGAATACCAAGTTTTGCCTTTTTTATTATCTAAGTCTGTTTTTTCGTAGATTAAAGCATACATAACTTCAACGTTCTCACTCGCTTGTACTACGCCTTGGTTGATTAAACGAAGCATATTGCCTTTATTATCTGCCAAAGAACCTTGTGCGTGGCCGTTATTCCAAGAAGTCATCGAATCGGTTGCATACTGTGCGGTAAATTTATTAAAACCACCAAAGAAGTTACCTTGAGTATATTCTGCTGTTACCATATAACCATTTTTAGTGGCTTTATCATTATTGAGTTTTGTACCGTCTTTAGTATGTGCATTACCGTAATCAAAGCCTAGTTCTAATGATCCGTCTTTCCATAGTTCAATACCGGCTAAACGAGCGTCAAAAATATCGTTATATACATCTTTTTTCGCATTACGATTGGCTACATAGGCTTTTTTAACATAGTCATAGTAATAAGAAAATGCACCATCTTTCTCTGTATCGCGGGTAACCGCTAAAGAGAGTTTACCGAAGCCTAAATCAATATTTTCAACCCCTGCTCCCGGTCCTGAAATATCCCAGTAATAGAAGTCGTTCATATGTACATCGTGACGTTGGTAGAAACGTTTACCTGCCCATAAAGTTGCGCCTGGTAAGCTATCCGCAAAATTTTTAAACTGTACGTTTAATTCACGTAATGCCGGACTGGTTTCTGTCCAGTCGTTATTATGAAGTGCCCCACCATAAGCAAGGTTTGTATCAAAGTAGACAGCTTTTTCACCACTTTTAAACAATTCCTGCCCTAATTTTAATTCTGCATAAGTATCTGATTCATTACCTAAACGGTATTTTGAGC comes from Mannheimia granulomatis and encodes:
- the ttcA gene encoding tRNA 2-thiocytidine(32) synthetase TtcA, with translation MTDETQQKDKKITYNFNKLQKRLRRNVGNAIADFGMIEEGDRVMVCLSGGKDSYTLLDILLNLQQSAPVNFSVVAVNLDQKQPGFPEDVLPRYLESISVEYKIVEENTYGIVKEKIPEGKTTCSLCSRLRRGILYRTATELGATKIALGHHRDDMLATLFLNMFYGGKMKSMPPKLISDDGKQIVIRPLAYCKEKDIIKYAEAKQFPIIPCNLCGSQPNLQRQVVKEMLNTWDRQYPGRLETMFSALQDIVPSHLCDPNLFDFKGIKHGQMIDGVEGDTAFDNIKIEAKTFLDEDDDNNFAEAGVIQFKAIN
- a CDS encoding maltoporin — translated: MKKTVLAVAISGAMFAASVSAVEFHGYARSGIGWTSGGGEQSAFTVNGGGSKYRLGNESDTYAELKLGQELFKSGEKAVYFDTNLAYGGALHNNDWTETSPALRELNVQFKNFADSLPGATLWAGKRFYQRHDVHMNDFYYWDISGPGAGVENIDLGFGKLSLAVTRDTEKDGAFSYYYDYVKKAYVANRNAKKDVYNDIFDARLAGIELWKDGSLELGFDYGNAHTKDGTKLNNDKATKNGYMVTAEYTQGNFFGGFNKFTAQYATDSMTSWNNGHAQGSLADNKGNMLRLINQGVVQASENVEVMYALIYEKTDLDNKKGKTWYSAGIRPMYKWNDTMSTLLEVGYDRIKDQATGKKNDLVKYTIAQQWQAGNSIWARPAIRVFGTYAHWNDKFNTQARTDAGYKAKDGEFITGVQFEAWW
- the malM gene encoding maltose operon protein MalM, translating into MKKILLSTALLFSYLLVVPSSIATGSAVKPIYINSSEIAQLQWQDVPFSQTVKTDLTEKQKKAFTASFAGIESPIAAYRIPANQGTVEIEIESLVIDKNVFVPTVVVLDSHFNVAATYPSSTFKLLEERGLKGNRLGAELNLTPAMNQEYIYLLIYTTQQDLAKTTMMPHPAKVYAKATGKQPPAINDIEVTHSLNGQIHINVLGSNGTKFIGLPTDIFSSNKSSTSVGQTTVRMVKKDSSMAIKTAVDKDTEDYFNQAVMKAIKSKDINKAMNLVNEAEKLGLTSPRQIFLKNVSSN